Below is a genomic region from Botrytis cinerea B05.10 chromosome 2, complete sequence.
caCTGCCGATGGAACTAGCTGCGTACTCATGGAATATTTCTCGGGCCATCACCCATGCTCGTTTTCAATACTCAGAGAAAGGTGGCATACCGGGGTCGTGGCCAGAAGAAGAGGTTGTCAAGGAATCGATTTCTGAGAAAGACCTTATTATGCCATGGTGCTTAAATTTCTATTCTCAGCCAGCACAGGGTCCAAAGTATTATACATGCATTCAATATGGAAAATATCACACAAAATGCCATGTTCCTCGAAAAGAGTGGCATTcatattatgattatgagCAGCTCGTcgatatgattgatgatgtggTAGATGATATGGTCGATGATGTGGTAGACGATATGACAAGCGACGAGGATAGAGACTAGAGTTATTAGttgagaataagagaagccttttttctttctaacTTGGAATTGTGTGTAACGAGGCCTAATCACACTCTGGTTCAACTGAATTTATAATCAGTTGGAAGCAGCCTCACCATTAGTGAATACTAATGCTTCGAACATAATTCATAAACCATGGGCTCAAGGATAATAGAAGTGTGAAATAGATTCTTAATTATTTTTACGGGATTGAGATATAATAGAGTCGTTAGAAACCATACTCTCACGTGGTTCTAGTAGCATTGGCATCTAATAAGTAATCTTACTCTCAAGCAATCAGCAAACAGCCCATTTCCACGCCTGGGGTCTAATTTTTAATTGGAATCATACTGAGTGGATTTACTTCTAAAAATAATTGTCATGCAAATTCCGACGCACCCTGTGGCAGTGTAAGAAACACGTGATTACAATTTGGTGAATTTACCAAGCTCAATCTCACTGCTTATTAGGTACCTAGCGTAGGATTacaacaacaagaacaacaataataataataaataggTGGTCTCTTCTCTCAAATCTTCTCCAGTCTTGaatttttcttattttaagTGCTATTAGTACCCTTACGTTCCTTTATACAAAACATACCCAACCTCTGTGGTCTGGTATCTCTGATTACTCCATCATCCTCAACTGCAGCATTTCGCCATGCATCGCGCACTTCTGCTCCCAGAAATTGTTGCAACGATTCTAGAGACAAACAGCTCAAGCCCTGGCTTCCTACACACATGTCTCTTTATCTCCAAAACATTCTCAGAAGAAGCATGTAGAATTCTGTGGCACGCATGCGGAGCTTACTGCTTTGCTGAACATGGAACGCCTAATATTAGACATCTCGCTCAAATCGCCATTCGAGACACTGGGAGAGCGCAATACTATGCAGATTTTGTACATGTGCTTGGGTtttcagaagaagaaaaagaggaagaggaggagaacgagggtgatgatgagacGTGTCTCGATGAAGCAAGGTGGCATAAGGAACTCGCTTCCTTGCAATTCCCTCAGTTACAAGAATTCAGCCTTCAAGAATCGAGTAACGCAACTGAATTGAATGCGGGAGAGTTTATTATGCACTACGCGCAACCGAACTTGGAGAGTTTCACGGTGTACCAAGGAAGCCGCATTTCCGATGCTCTGTTTGACAAACTAACAGAATCTTGCCCAAAACTgaaatctctccatctcagTAAAATAAGCGCAAGTAATCTATCCAAAGATGGACTCATTCGATTTTTGAGTAGGGCGGATGCACTTACCGCCCTCGTCATTCAAAATGGAGTTCACGATAGTTGGTCCTACGAGGCATTTGAAGCCATAGCCAAGCTTCCGAATCTGACCTATATCGAAATTCCTGATATCCAAAACGATTGGGTCAACTCCGTTCATCGCGCAAACCCTTCTACTTTGTTGTTTCCAAAATTGGATGCCCACTTGAGTACCGGCATTTCTGAGCGCGATTTAGAATGCTTGGCTTACCATGTCCCCAAATTGGAGGATCTATCTATCACTTTACAAAATTTGCCCCCATCACTTAGTATCCTGGCATCTGCATCGAATTTCTCACTTCTCACAAACCTCAAAGTCGAATTTGGACCACGGAGTCGTATCAGCGGCAGCGATCTTCTACTTCTCGCACGGAAGTGCCCTTTACTATCTTCTATTTCGCTTGGAGAAGTTGACGATAGCGCGTTTTCTCCACCGGGCCCTGCATCCCGTCCTTCAATTACTGGTATTACTGATGATCTTATTGACGAGGTCGCTCAAGCATTGGGAGATAGTATTATCTCTTTGAGAATCATTTTTGACCGCTCAGATCTACTCACATGGAATTCTATTCTTTCTCTCGCTCATTATTGTCATAATCTAGGAGATTTGACAATATCCTGCAACTTTAACTGGCAAGAGACTATGAGTGGCACGTTCGAAAACACTTTTCCCGTCCTCGAAAACATTGATTTTATCTTCGATAGTATTTTAAGGGAATCGCAGGTTGTAAATTACGACGAAGAAATGATCCAGAGTTGTGCACAGAAAATGTTTGAATTAGCACCAAAACTATCGGTGTTCTGGATTGATGGTGCAAATGAGAGCGACAGCCGCTGGGAGTCGACTGTTCAAAAAACATTCTACGACAATTGGAGTCCTCCCGAGGTTACGGAGAATTGATCCCATGGCAGGTATCTGGAAAAGTCTCTCTGTGCAGAAAATCGTTGAGAATTGCAAAGAGCCCCTGCGGAGCGTTTATGTCTAGAGAGATATCTGACCAACCATCCGAAAGACTGGTGGTTAATAGTATGTGGCTAGATTGCGGAACCAGTGTGACTAATTGGCGATTTGACTAGTTCAGTGTTTGTAATGCTCGATACCGGAAATGTTATCCAGTCAAATCCAGAGAAGAAATCGCGAGAACTTGATATATCTGCGATCAGATCAAATGCTTATATAGAGTTGTTCAGAATATAGCTAgcaatatcaatatgaataaaacttctgatattttataatcccTTGCTATTCTTCTGCAAAAACTTTCATGCCAGAGAGGCAATAGTGGGTGCACAGATTCATGAGAGAATGATAAATTTCGGTTTGCGGATAGCCTTTGAAtcatattttcaaagattttgagaGCTTCTATAGATATTCATGATGTATATAGTAATCAGATTATGTGTgttattctatatttgaatcaAGCCCTATTTTTTCGCACGTTGAAGATTCCGACCTTGAAATTTTTACAGACAGGTGTCTGTGAGAACAGAGTCCCCCATGAATTCCCTTAACTTCGGTTTATCAATGAATCTCTCGATACTCACTTTTTAAGATAGTTAGGGAGTGAGACTACGCAAAATGCTGTGAAGTAGGTTTCTCAAGAACGAAAGACAGAAATCTGACCTTTGCCAGACTCATGGCGCAAACCCATaagaatctttcaaatccgAACCAAATGTGATATCCTAGCTTCTCACGGGCCTCGAACACTTCTGGAATCAATTTGTACCAATGATTCTACTTCATCCTcagcaagaaaaagatattaagGGTGCAAACGAGCTCCTTTATGCATTGATAATATCGGTAAAAACAAACTTCTAGTaaacccaaatccaatccaaccaGTAtgcaatttctttccatccaagCGAAACAACCCTCCAATGCCAAAATTCTTCTCGCGAAGACACAAcagaaacaaaatcaaatagaaaatccCACAAACTTCATCCCCGACTTTAAAAGTCAATCAAAGCGTCGAAAATGACACATTGCTCCATTATCTAAGGAGTTTTTGCCTTCCAGGTGTTAAGCGATGTTTGGCAAACGGTGACGGCAGTCAAGTGACCTTGGTCAACAGTTCCTCCAAGTTGAGTGCATGCAGTATTAGCTGCCTTGCGGTTCGTGACGCATCTAATCACTAGTTAATCACCAAACCAGAGAAACCCTCGGAGATACATACGCTTGATAGCCATTGACACACTTAGTCTTGATCTGAGTTCTCTTCGTCTTATCCTTCGATTTAGTGAAATCGGTAAGCGAACTGGAGGGACAAGCAGTTTGTCCCTTGTGGGCGGCAGTGGTGGCGTCGGCCATCTTTTTCTTGAGATCGTTGTATTTCTTTGTGGCGGCGTCATCTTTGGCCTTGTCGCCTGTCATGACGGGTCTTGGCTCGTTGCATGTTTGGCCATCGCGACCGAAGAGCTGCGTAGGGTCTGATTCGATGGTGGAGATTTCAGCGGGGGTGGAAATCTCAGCGGGAGATGAGGTAGGAGCTGCGGAGACGATGGCggggaggaaaaggagaagcgCGGAAGCGACCATTGGAGAGAGcttcattttgattgttgtttGAGGAACGAAAGATAAACTTAAAGATAGTGTTTTTAATTGAGAGTAGTAGAGACTGAAGTGAAGAGAATGCTGTGTTTGAAGGTGTGGTATAGAAAAGATATCTgaggatatttatattatctttttgatgAGCAGGAACGTGGAAATTTCACAGCTTAACAATCAGGAACTTCACTTGGCTGCCAGTAGGACGTTCCTTCGTGAATATGCCTTAAAGCCAAGAAAAAAGGACGCAGGTAGGTAACTAAGCATAAAATCCGAGTGTTACATTGCTTTCTCAAAAGAAATGAATCTGACTGATCCTCTGAAGAATGCCCCGCATAGCCACCAAGCCGAAACGATTACTTGCGGTACTTTTTGGGggtttcaaaagattagaTGCTAGGTATCTGCAGAGCTTCCTAGCCTTATAGTAATGAATAGATACAAATAAATTATCAACGACCATGAATATTAGCAAGGGAGAACTCGGTGAAAAATATTGACAGAAATTTCCCCCACCCAGATTCTCACATTACTTGACAAGCCTGATATAACTGAATTAATGGAATTTTTTCAGATACTGGTGCAGAGGCTCAAAGTCAGAACAGATGGAATGGCTTCGACTCCAGGTGTGAATCTTGCTGTCGGATTAGAAACAGATTAGTCGAAAACATTCCTACGACAACTTTGCGCAACAGTTTTGGCTCCGCATGACAGCGGGTCTCCTCGGCCGAGTAGATGGCATGGTAGGAGATGATCCCGATCCTATTTCAAAAATCGTTCTGTAtttcaagatcaaatcaatcaattgatgtCTTGTACTGCGGTCAATATCAAGTGAGACATGTATGTTATCGAATCCATTCGGAGCTATGCATGAATGAAATATCCATACATGTGAGCTCCTGCCCCCTTGCAGAAAGACTCCAAAGTGTCTGCCGGATTCCGACATCAGATTGATGCAATAAATCCTATGTAAGAATTTAAATCTCAGAAGACCGAAACTTCACGTGTGCCCGTCATACCATCTGATTTCGTTGGGTGTACAATTACAGGCTTACCGGTGATGTAACGTTTATGCGAAACGACCCCATAAATACGATGAGCTTATATAAATAGCCCTATAACACAGTCAGCCCGAGCCTCAACGCTGAATAATAAGGATCCGAAGGATTTTCTTAGAATGAAAGGAGGAATAAACGAAAAACAGAGTTTATTTTAAGGTTAAAGGTTTGAAACAATTTGCCGGTCGGAGTTAGGTCATCAATGAGGTTCTAATTTGTATATTGAGAATGTAAGCGGCATTCAAAACACGTACTTTTCCAATCATGAAAAACAATAGAAAGATTTCTAATTGAGAGTTTCGTTGAAAATACTAGGACTCGTTATTCTATTGTTATTTTCCCCCAAAGAGATACTCGAAGTTATTTGAGCTAAAATCGTAGTGTGTGTCGAGTGAACATTGTGTCGTCAACGCCTCGCCTCTTGTCAATCAGTAATCGGAGAATTATGTGGGTAGTACTTGATACCATACATTCATGTCAATAGGAGAAAATGTGTCAAAGGCTCTACAGAAAATAAATGACATTAACCTAAGGAAGGTCATCAAGTGAGTAGTTCAATACTCGAGTATGCACAACTAGTGAATGTATGCTACTTAACTTTTCCCTGCAGAGTAAGATTTTGTCCCACTTACTGCCTCCAACATTTCTATTACAATTTTCTCGATGTGCTCTGCATTAATGAAATGGTCATGGCATGGACATTCAATGAATCGTGTAGATATATGTATAAATTGGTGACTTGGGTATCACGCTGTCTCTTTGTTTGGTGGAGGCTCGAAGAATTACTTAGCTGTAACCCGTTACCACTCAAGCATGACCAAGGAAAAATTTTCTTGTTGCATTCAGTGACTTTCATACTCGATGACCGAAAATTCATCTATGCATACTAAAGTATGTTTTGTTCGTATATGACTGCATCAAATTGTTCTCAAATACGAGCAACTCTGCGCGAAAAAATCTCACCTGTACTCTCATTACCATTTTCCAATGTGTGTATACGTCCGCGAAGctcttcaattccattgCTGTCTGTTGTTAGTCCATAGAACTTCGctagattgatattgatatttgggaGCAAAATTGCCGATAATTTTGACTTCCTCGTTTCCCTCAGGAAATTTGACTGGGAGCTTCCACAAGCTCCGATTGACGCAAATGAATTATTACCACAAGATGgtgtttgaatttaaatCTGACCAGCAAAGAATCTATAGTTGACGTACTCAGAGATAAAAAGGAACCTCGCGTCTTCATGAGCTGTATCCTTTGCCAATTGTGTACACTTTTCCCCAGAGAGAGCGTGTGTGTGGTAGATTGGGTTGGAGTCAGACCGTTGCCGCTTGTGTATTGTATTTGGTTTCTGTTGTACCGAAAAATGGACTGTGAATGGCAATTAAATTGCTATTGCACCTGGGTGTCCATCTTGCGAGTGGAAATGCTTGAAGTTCCAGCCCTTGTGGACACTGTACTTTGTGAGTCGCCTCGAACTTCAGAAACAGATAAGATATCGTCATCTGTTGCCATCACACCCTAAATCGCGTTCCCTCGACTCTGCAAGAGACATTCCCCTGTTTGCAACATTTTTTGCATGAATATTGCATTTGAGATGCCGTCTCACAGTAGATTTTGGTTCGaaatcaaacccaaaaaGCCGATCGCACTCGTGACAATAAATCCGAAGTCTCTCAACATGGCAGTTGTCCTCTCCAGTTCATCATTAGGATACATGCATATCGcgaatatttatattcttttcttcccttttTTTGATAAAGCGCCGGATAGAGAGTGTTTAGGAATAAGATCTGGTTGTGTATCAAGGGcaatatgatttgatattggttCTCCTGTAAAGTCGCCTGCTCCGAATGGAACTCAGGATACCAAAAGGTGTAGAAGCAAATCTTCTACAGATTGTCACCCACACGATTAGCATCAGAATCATAAACATTGATTATATTCAACGATATGGTATAGATGCGGGGAGAGATGACGTCCTCGTGATCACGTGTTTGAACTGACATCTTGTCTTTCAATCCAAGTTTGTGCTTCTTTTCTAAACACTCCCACTGCTATATATCCCTAAATGCCGAAAGAtacattcaaaataaaagaatatagaatCCAGATAAATAGTCACCTTTGTTGCGGCATACAATATGTTGTGAGGCAAACTCGGTGAACGATAGCTATGGCTATCATTGTTGTGTTGTTCAGCCTCACCATCACATAGAATATGTTGGACTGCAGCAAATCTTGAGCCCATCTCCACTATTCATGTCCAtcatctcaaatttcaagatgtATTGGCTCATCTCACTCAGCTGAAACCTTGTGCAGATCTAGGGGAATTTTGAATTGGCCAACTCAGGCACGGACTTCCCCACAGAGTCCGAACACTGTTCCCCCTATCATTGGCCGACTATTTTACTGATTCGAGCTCGGAATTTCTTGAAACTTAAAAGGCAAACAGATTGGACTTTGATAACCTTTAACACACATAACATCGAATTCGAAGATAACAAAGATGCCATCTCAAGCAACGGAACTCGGCAGTGGAAGAACGTGGACGTTGGGTGACAAATTTGAGGCGAAATTCCCTCATCATGAGGGTGTCAAGGCATTGTGGGAGACAAAATGGAAATTCCCTGTAGATGCTTCCCGAGACTGGAATGATTGCGGCCATGATACTCACATTTCATAGTGCACAAAGAGTGTATATCCTTTCCATGACggaaaatttgaagatttcgAACCCATCTTTGAGCATCTAATTGCCGTGAGCCCTCCCCACTTGTTTCCACTCTTTGATGATTGACAATTCTCAGAATAACATAAATGATGGATATGGTGATGCGTTCACTGAAgctttctttccaattgCTGAACAGCTTACTGCTCAAGGAGATGAGTTAGTGGCTTCTGGCGACCAAGCTTCAGCATCAGAGCTCTATCTACGAGCCGCTTGTGTATATCGAATAGCACGATTTCCATATATCGGCAAATTTCCAGAGATAAGTTCCCAAGTCAAGTGGAAAGCATGGGAAGCCCAAAAAGAGGTGTATATGAAAGCTGCCACGAAATGGGACTGTCCAGTAGAAGAAGTTTTGATTAAACATACACATGCGGAAGAGCAAGATGAACTCTCGATACCACTTTATGTGAGATACCCTCCAGCTACTAAGACTTCGAAAGTACCAGTGGTGCTTCTCTTGACAGGACTCGATGGATATCGACCGGATAATACAGTTCGAAGCGATGAGTTTATCAGTCGCGGTTGGGCATGCGTAATTGCGGAGATTCCAGGGACGGCTGACTGCCCCTCTGATCCAAGTGATCCTTCAGCTCCCGATAGATTGTGGACAAGTGTCTTAGAGTGGATGAAATTAGGAGACAGGTTTGACATGAGCCACGTGATGGTATGGGGCTTGAGTGCTGGTGGGTATTATGCCGTCAGACTGGCTCACACGCATAAGGATCAACTAAGAGGAGTTGTTGCCCAAGGTGCTGCGGTTCACTACTTCTTCGGTAAAGATTGGCTCGAAAAGGCTGAAGGTCATGAGTATCCTTTCCAGTAAGTTTCCTATTTCCAGGAGCCTGGGGAGATAAAGTCTAATATTTCCTAGACTTGGTCCAGCTATGGCATTGAAGCACGGGTATACCTCTATAGAAGAATTTAGGAGCAACGTCCAAAAGAAATTCTCACTGCTGGAAAACGGGGTAATCGATAAGCCTTCGACAAGACTGTTGCTTATCAATGTAAGGTTCTGATTGCATGTGTAACATACGTCGTGACTGACAGCACATCTGATAGGGTACTTTGGACGGACTAATGCCGATCGAGGATTCCCAACTGTTGTTTGAACATGGAACGCCAAAAGAAGCTCGGTAAGTTACAAACTCATTCATAAGTCCGGTGCTTGTTCGTTAACACTAGTAGTTTCTTTCCTGGTGCCTTACACATGGGTTACCCAATGGCAAATTCGGCAGTGTATCCGTGGATGGAGAGTGTGATGGAATAGAATGGGGGATGAAGTTATGTTGTGTGCGAAGTAGCCACCACCATCTCAAAGACTCTCTGAGATCTGTTTGTCGATGGGCAAAAATGAACTTCTCTGGCGCGATGAAATTATGTAACATATCAGTATACCAACGCGTAAAGTTCAAATGCACCATTGAATCGTATATATCTTCTCGCCATTGTAGCTCTAAACATCCAGAATTTTGTTGATATGTCTCCGAAATTTCAACTTTTCTATCAGTGTCGACACTTATATTAAGATTGCTGAATTTGCACATGAAGCACGCGCCACTCTCCAAGTTTTGATTACATAATCTACAGAAGATGTGATGTGGCTCAATTCCTACCAACGTGGTCTCCACATATATCCGCATCTCGACACGTCCCCAATTAAACGTGTAATCATAACCTGAACAACTGCATAGATGCCAATGCTGATATTGTCGCTCTCTCCTATCAGTCAAACCTAGGCGAATGGACATACTTCTTGGACTGCGAATAATCAATTTCCGTAGAAAAGGTGTAGAAGCTGTGCATTGAACGTTTCTCTTGAGAGCCAAAGCCATGGCTAGTCCTTTGGATACCAACTCTTCATTATACAAAAGAGTATCAAGATGCATTGCAAGTATGATACGTTTCCATCGAGCTAATACTTCTAAAGAAGGTTTGTGTCCACAAGTCATTATTTCATGTTATCGTCTGCGGCACCGATGGTCTCCCAAAGCACTATCGTCTGCCCAATTACAGAAGGAAGAACTTGTCAAAAGGATTTTGAACCAGATGATCGAGGTGAGCAGAATCTATCTTATGCTCTTAACTGAATTTTCTGATGCAATAAAACAGGCCAACATTCTGGTGAAAATACCTGAAAAGGATACGCCTTCTGGTAGAAATTTGCCGGCAACGATAGAGCAAAGTTATGTTTTGATCCCTGATTATCAGACGGAAAGCTGTAGACCAGGCGATTCATGTGATGATTTACTGAGCTCAGGAATATCTGAGCCAAATCAAGTAGTGTTTGGTACAAGCCTCGCGACACAAAATAGCATAATAAGTCGTGAGTTTGTCTCTATGAGTGAACTTGAACCAGATGCGTCGCGCTTTTTCTTCCCaactaatatcaatattcttgaatcttccaCAACAATACAAAATAACAAAAGGCGGCGTACACCCAATACCAATGACAGTTCTCGTGGCATAGAGCAATCAAATAATGGTAAAGAAAACCAGGCCAGCTCAGAATTGTTGACTGTCGTTCCATCATCTGTTAGCCATCGAGTGGAATCGGGGTCGCAAAGCCCGGAGACTGCGCAGTCAAATGCTGAAAAGATTGCACAAGAGGTATGTACTACAGGGCTTTTAATTCAACCCCTAACGTTTTCAGGTTGTCAATCTTCCTTGGCTTACTCAAGGTCTCCAAGAATTGAGGGAAAAATATCCCGATGATCAATACGAACTTGTTTACGAGAACGAACTACTACAGATCAGATGTCACGACTGTAAAGGACGACTATACAAGGTGCATTATCAAAACTGTGACGTTTCGAATATGGAGTGGCA
It encodes:
- the Bcygh1 gene encoding Bcygh1 — encoded protein: MPSQATELGSGRTWTLGDKFEAKFPHHEGVKALWETKWKFPCTKSVYPFHDGKFEDFEPIFEHLIANNINDGYGDAFTEAFFPIAEQLTAQGDELVASGDQASASELYLRAACVYRIARFPYIGKFPEISSQVKWKAWEAQKEVYMKAATKWDCPVEEVLIKHTHAEEQDELSIPLYVRYPPATKTSKVPVVLLLTGLDGYRPDNTVRSDEFISRGWACVIAEIPGTADCPSDPSDPSAPDRLWTSVLEWMKLGDRFDMSHVMVWGLSAGGYYAVRLAHTHKDQLRGVVAQGAAVHYFFGKDWLEKAEGHEYPFQLGPAMALKHGYTSIEEFRSNVQKKFSLLENGVIDKPSTRLLLINGTLDGLMPIEDSQLLFEHGTPKEARFFPGALHMGYPMANSAVYPWMESVME